Proteins encoded within one genomic window of Candidatus Dormiibacterota bacterium:
- a CDS encoding HemK family protein methyltransferase, with amino-acid sequence MRKDSRIAALLSRAGFIAAEEEADELLASAAGNAELLDSLLARRLTGEPLAWITGRVSFCGLEIRVDPGVYVPRWQSEPLAHRAAARLPGNGTAIDLCTGSGAIARTMMSKQPGARVVASDLDERAVACATANGVEVYAGDLFAPLPRTLEGRVDVVVGVVPYVPTPGLPLLQRDTFAFESTLAYDGGPDGTEILRRVLSDAPRFLRRGGALLLELGGEQAGALRDELARLGYVDVSVLVDEEGDVRGIEATLGPPRESRY; translated from the coding sequence GTGCGCAAAGACTCGAGGATTGCCGCGCTGCTCTCCCGCGCCGGGTTCATCGCCGCGGAAGAGGAAGCCGACGAGCTTCTCGCGAGCGCGGCCGGGAATGCCGAGCTCCTCGACTCGTTACTCGCGCGCCGTCTGACGGGCGAGCCGCTCGCGTGGATCACGGGAAGGGTCTCGTTCTGCGGCCTGGAGATCCGCGTCGATCCGGGTGTCTATGTTCCGCGATGGCAAAGTGAACCGCTAGCGCATCGCGCCGCGGCGCGGCTGCCGGGAAACGGAACGGCGATCGATCTCTGCACCGGGTCCGGAGCGATCGCGCGGACCATGATGAGCAAGCAACCTGGAGCGCGCGTCGTCGCGTCCGATCTCGATGAGCGGGCGGTTGCCTGCGCGACGGCGAACGGCGTCGAAGTCTACGCCGGGGACCTGTTCGCGCCGCTTCCCCGCACGCTCGAGGGGCGCGTCGATGTCGTCGTGGGCGTGGTGCCGTACGTGCCGACTCCCGGCCTGCCCCTCCTGCAGCGCGACACCTTCGCGTTCGAATCGACCCTTGCCTACGACGGCGGACCCGACGGTACCGAGATCCTCCGACGCGTGCTCAGCGACGCTCCCCGGTTCCTGCGGCGAGGCGGTGCGCTGCTGCTCGAGCTCGGCGGTGAGCAGGCCGGCGCGCTCCGCGACGAGCTCGCGCGCCTCGGCTATGTCGACGTCAGCGTTCTCGTCGACGAAGAGGGTGACGTCCGCGGCATCGAGGCGACGCTCGGGCCGCCGCGCGAATCGCGATATTGA